The Vibrio fortis DNA segment TAAGTACTGCCATTGACCCATAGCGTTGGTCGCCACGGCAAAGTTCAAGCTATGATCGCCAGCGGGTAATTCATCGACATTAAGTGAGTGAAGATATTCCAAAGTCTGCGCTTGATTATGTGTCGTCATTTCTGACATATCGAATTCCAATAATAGTGATAAAACAACAAAGGCGAGTCTCAGCTCGCCTTTGGTCGTAGTGTAATATAAGTCGTCTAGCAAATTCGGGATCGCGAATTACTTTTCAATGATTAAGCAAAGCCCATTAGGTGCGCGGCAATAACCACCACACTTGCTAATACAAACAGCAGGCCAATAAAGCGACCACAGAACTTAACCCATACGCCCCAATCAATGCGACATACACCTAGCGTTGCCATTAGTGAAGCCGACGTCGGTACAATGATGTTTGTGAAGCCGTCGCCCAACTGGAATGCCAGTACCGCAACTTGACGTGTTACACCCGCAATATCAGCCAATGGTGATAGCAGAGGCATAGTGAGAGCTGCTTGGCCCGAACCGGACGTGACAAAGAAGTTGAATACCGATTGGAATACAAACATTAACCACGCTGCCATGACGTCTGGTAAGCCACTAATGAATGAACCTGCGCTGTTTAGAACTGAGTTCAGCACGCTCGCTTCGCTACCAGAGCCACCACCAAGGATCAGCAGTACACCTTTCGCACAACCAACTAACAGCGCTGGTGCAAGCATCATTCCTGCACCCTCTTTAAACGCGTCAGCGGCATCATTAAGGGTCATACCGTTAAGGCGGAAAATTGCGCCAATGATTGCAACGATAAAGCCCATGGTGAAGAACTGAGAAGCGATCTCTGGAATGTACCATGCGTGAGCAACAACACCGTAGATAACCCAAGCCGTTGTACCAATCACCGTCAGCATGACCAATGAGTCTGCAAATGACCATTTTGCTACGACTTGATCGTCTGCTTCTTGTTTACGGAAATGCTTGTCTGTCGCGAACGTAAACGACGATTCAGGGTTTGCCTTAATACGAGCCGCGTAAAGCATCGTGAAGCCGATACCAATTACCGTGAAACATGCCCACATCACCATACGGAAAGTCATACCAGAAAGAACTGGGATGCCCGCGATACCTTGCGCGATAGCAACGGAGAAAGGGTTCATCCAAGACGTTGCAAAACCAATCTGTGTCGCAACATACGTTACCATTACGGTAGTAATACTGTCGTAGCCAAGGCGAACCATCAGCGGTGCAATGATAATGGCAAAGGCCACAGCCTCTTCACCCATACCAAATACCGCTCCACCCAACGAGAACAGGAGGAACAACACTGGGATAAACAGTGCTTCACTACCTTTGGTTTTGTTGATCAGATGAAGAATACCGTTATCGATAGTACCTGTGCGAATCACGACGCCAAATGAGCCGCCAATGATCAGCATGAACATGATAACGCCAATCGCACTGCCCCATTTCGAGCCTGACACTAAGCCCTCAAATGGGAAGTTCATCAGGCCGATGCCACCACCAGATGCGAAGAACCCTACGGTGTTGTAGACCAACTCGCCGTTCTCGTCAGTTGCGTAGCTAAAAGATGCAGGGTCAATAACGCTGCGTGTCTTTTCTGCGCCATCGACCATGAATGTAACGTCTTGGCTTTCAAAGGTACCCGCAGGGATGAAGTACGTTGCTGCTGCTGCGAAGATACCGATAAGGAAGATAAGAATGAGAGTATCAGGCAATTGCCATGATTTGGATTTCTCCAAAGAAGAAATAGAAGATGCTTGAGACATGATATAATTTTTATTCACAAAAGACGCATTAATTATCAATAAAAACAAAAGTTACTTCAACTAACTTTTTATTCCATATCGCTTTTATCTACGCAAACTTGATCCAAACACAAATAAATCATCTACCAGTGCGCAACAAATAAGCATTTACATCCATAACACAAATCAATTACCAGCTCGCAACACGCAACCAAATGCATCTGTAATAAATTGAGCAGTGATATACATATGCGCGCCTAGTTCCGTTAATAAGGGCTACGGATGAATAAGCACGCATAATTTAACCGAGTGAGTTACTGCTTATCCATGACTAACGACCACCTGCAATATCAATAAAGGTTCCCGTTACGTAAGATGCTTCATCGGACAGTAACCAAGCAATTGACTCAGCTACTTCTAAAGGTGTGCCCCCTCTTTTTAAAGGAAGGTTTGGTGCCAAGCGGTCAACACGATCAGGCTCTCCGCCATCAGCATGCATATCCGTATAAATACATCCAGGCCGAACACCGTTTACTCGAATGCCTTGCTCCGCCATTTCTAGCGAAAGACCTTTTGTTAAAGAGTCCATTGCGCCTTTAGAAGCGGCATAATCAATGTATTCAAACGGAGCACCAATACGAGAGGCAGCAGAAGAGACATTAACAATTGCTCCAGGTCCATCAAGTTGGTTAATAAAGGCCTTACAACACAGAAAGCAACTGCCTACGTTTGTTGTCATTACCTTATTAAAACGAGCATAGTCAATATCGACTAAACGAGACTGCGTGAATAGTATCCCGGCATTATTGACTAAGTGTGTAACTTGTCCGAACTGCTGTCTTACCGACTCAAACATCGCAATCACTTCATCTTCGATGGAAACATCAGCCTGATGTGCGATAGCCGTGCCGCCATTAGCGTTGATCTCAGCGACAATGGCATTCGCCGCCGCGTGATCTTTTCGATAGTTAACACAAACGCGATAACCTTTAGTCGCGAGTAAACTGGCTGTTGCTGCGCCAATGCCGCGCCCACCACCTGTAACTATAACTACTTTGTGCATTGTTTATCCTTATGCTGTTTTTATAGAGTCGAGACAGATCCACACTTTCGACTGATTAAATTCTACGAAATCCCACTCATCACCTTGTAATACACCAAGCCAAATAAGCCAGCGAACACTAAGACCGTAACCAAAATTTTTAACCACAGAAACTTCATAACCGCACCTAATCATGCATTAACTTTATTCGGAAGTTGATGATAAGAAAAAGAAATGTTGGGAACAAGGCGTGCTACACAAAGCTACTGGTTAGATCAAATTAAACACCTTCGACGCGCAAGATTTACAGTATCCGAAATCAACGGCACCATGATCAAAAAAGCAGAGTTGCAATGACACAACTCTGCTTTTTACACTTTTCGTCAATCAACCAGATTAGTTAGCTGGACGCCAAACACCCCATTGGTCTTTTTCGTAGGTAGCTTGTGGATTGTCACCACCTTGAACCCACCATTGAGCTTTCCAGTTTTGGTCTGCGTAAGTTACGATCTCGCCACCAAGGTAAGTCTTCGTCGCACTCCAAGCATCACCTTCGTCTGGATCTGGAGTCGGTGTAGGTGGAGGCGTTACCTCGTCATCTGCAATTACTTCAAAACTGAAGGTCTCTACGCGCTCACTGTTAATCGCGCTTGCCGTGAAGGTTAACGTTTCGTTTTGAGTAACAGGCGCAGTATCAATTAGCACTGAAGCTGTACCGTTATTCTCAATCGTTACCGATGTACCAGATGTCTGAGTAAAGGTTGCAGGCTCTTCAGTTGCAATGACAACCTTATCACCCGCATCGACGACTTTATCGCTCTTAACGAGTTCGTAGATATCGCCAGCTAATGGCTCGACGTTGCCATCACCGTCTTTAATCAGCGTCAGCTTACCTGAGGCACGGCTATCTTTAGAGTTAAAGAAATTGCGTGATGGATCATTTTGGAAGTACATGTAATGTTCCATCTCAGCATGCCAGTCACCGATGAAGACAGCCCCATCTTTAAACTCTTCGTGCCAGCCATTGATTTCAGAGGCGAGCAGACGTTCCCAGTCATTGAGGTTTGAAGCATCAATCTTAATATCAAAGCTTCGAGCTACGTCACCATACTTATTGATGATGTCGTATTGCACGATATCGCCAACGACTGGAGTCGCGAAATCTGTTGGAATGTAGAGATCGCCACGAACAAGATCGGGTTGTGGGCCTGGCTCTGGTGGTGGTGTTTCTCCATTTACAATGGTGATATCAGAACAGTTGTAGAAGCCTTCACCAGCCGCATCATCACGCTGCCAACGAACAAATAAGATTGCATCACCAGAACGGTCAGATGGGATAGTGACATCCATACGATACTTGCCGCCATTTACTGGGACATTACCTTCCGTTTGAATCAGATCTAGATCGCTCCAAGCCAGTGCTTTACTTAAATCAGCGTTCGGCTTAGTTAGATAGAACTCCCAAAATGATGGGTTGTGAGGTGCCGTTGCGTTAAACACAAACTCAAATGTCCCTGCATTCAACTCTGTACGAGTCCAACCAGTATGAGGTGCACCCATACCTTGCTTTTGAGGGTCATTTGCGTAACAAAGTGTGCCATCAGGAATGGCAGCGCGAACCGCATTCATATTGTTGAAATCAGTGATATTTTTTGCGTACTCATTGCGTTGAACAAAAGGGTAAGTACCTGAAATATCTTTTGCGTTGGCACAGGCTGCGTTTGGCGGATTACCAGACCAAATACCACCCTGTTCATAACAGATGTTCTGACGTGCGCTTGGAAACTCTGACCAACCGTGAGCGTGTGCTGTGGTAGACATGCCTGAGAACAGGGCCATGCTTACTGCTAGCTTTAGTATATTTTTATTTGCAGTCACTTTTAACTCTCTACATTTATTATTTTACGTTTTACTAACGTGATAATTCAAAGCACCACTGCTTGAATCACGTTGCACTATTTTCGTTACGAAAACTAAGAAAATAATAGTTATTCAAGAGATCAATTAAAGACAAAGTTTTTTTGAAAGGAATTAAAGTCACAATTTTACATATTAAACACATTTCAATTGGACTTTATAAAAATAGCAAAAACAAAATAAAAACAACCACTTACACCAAAACAATCGTTACCAAAATTTGTTTTAACAAGTAACAAAAGTTATAAAAATCAACTGTATACATTTAACTCAACAATAAAATCAATGTGATATTCTCCGCATTTATTATTTGGTTGAAATTACATCAACAAATAAAACCATAATAAGAACAAATAGAACTCACACCAAATATAACCATTAACAATTCTTTTAAGTTTGTAATTAATTATTGATATGGGAATATTTCATTGAAGAAATATAGCAATTGAACGCAATCTTAACGCCTCTTTCCATTATTAGACGCATTCAGGATATAGTCGATAAACACTTTCTTGCGCTTTGGCATGAGTTGCCTTTCTGCATAAACCAAACTCAGTGTTACTCCCGGCATCGTGTAATCGGGCAATAACTGAACCAACTTATTAGATTCAAAATGCTCGCGACAAATGAACTCCGGTAAGACTGCAATCCCTAATCCATCAAGACAAGCGCTCAAACATGCCGTTACTGTGTTGACTCTAAGTTGATATGGCAGCTCGATTGGAACCGGTTCTCCGCTTGGTGGCGTAACCGTAAGCTTAGGAACTCGGGCTGCTTTGTTAGATACATGAACCATCTTATGTGGTGGAACTAGATCCAAATGGGAATCGATGCCGCCAAACCTATCTAAATACTTAGGGCTAGCAACGATTACCCGATTTGATGTAGCCAAATATCGCGAGACTAAGCTTGAATCCACAAGTTCTCCAATCTGCGCGTACACATCGATCCCCTCCCCGACAATATCGACTTCACGGTTAGTTAGCTCCAAATTCATTGTGACATTTGGGTGTTCGAGGAGAAATTGATGTATGTATGGAGCCAAAACTTGCTGACCGAGCTCAACAGGAAACACAACGCGCAATGGACCTCGTATTAAATCTTGATTCGCTGTCACTTCTAGCTCTGCTTGGCTCATGATTTCTAGCATTTGCTGACTCGATGTATAGAAGTGTTCACCCTCAGAGGTTAAAACTAAACTGCGTGTCGAACGTGTGATCAACCTCACACCTAGATGCTGTTCTAACTCAGCCAACTTACGACTTACTGTCGATTTTGTCATGTTCAACGCTTCAGCCGCGTGAGTGAAACTACCACATTCAACGACTTGTACGAAAACGGTCACCGCATTGAGATCCATCGCTACCCTCGACATTTAATTAGTAAGATTTATGCAACAGTGATTCTTATTTTTCCTATCTTATCAACCAATCGATTTCATTTACAATTCGTTACATCTATAAAAACGAGATCGAAAAGAAATGACTGATTCAGCGCCAATAGCTCAAACAACAAAAAAGAAACGAAACAAAGCACCACTGATCGCAACTGCAATCATGCTAACGCTTGGTCTTGGTGGCGGTGGTTACTGGTATGGCTATGGACAGTATTTTGAATCAACTGACAACGCATACCTACAGGGCGACATCACTAACATCAGCCCAAAAGTATCCGGCTATATCATCACTTCCCATGTTCATGATAACCAGGTTGTTAATAAAGGCGATCTACTCGTCGAAATCGATGATCGCGACTATCAAATAGCACTCAGCCAAGCCAATGCTCATCTAAACGTCGTTAAAACGGACGTGACTAACCTTTTGGCTCAAAGAACTCTGCAGAATAGTCAGATTCTTCAAGCTGAGAGTCGTGTTGATTCGGCAACGGCTGAATACGAACGAGCTCTCCAACAAACACAGCGCTCACGCAGTTTATTGACCCGTAACTACGCTTCTCAAGATGAAGTCGACAGCATGTTAGCCCAACAAAAGGTCGCACTGGCTGCGCTTGAAGAAGCCAAAGCAAACCTTGTTGCCACCAATGACCAGCTCACAGTCATTGATAGTGAAATTGAACAGGCCAAAGCGTCTGTAACAGAAGCCATCGCTCAACGCGACCAAGCTCAAGTTAATCTCGACTACACCAAGGTATATGCGCCAGCATCTGGTGTCATTGGCAAAAGAAGTGTACGCGAAGGGCTATTGGTTCAGGCGGGCACACCACTGATGAGTTTGGTGCCGAACGGTGATATTTGGATTGAAGCCAATTTCAAAGAGACGCAACTGAGTGGTATTCACCAAGGTCAAAGCGTAGAGATTGAACTGGATGCTTTTCCTGGTCACCCACTTAAAGGCAAAGTTGACAGTTTCTCGCCTGCAACTGGCGCTAAGTTCGCGTTATTGCCGCCAGAAAACGCTACCGGTAACTTCACCAAAATCGTCCAACGTGTTCCTGTCAAAATCACGATACCGGATCAAGAAGAGCTTAGCGGTCGCCTGTTGCCCGGTTTATCTGTAGTAGCAACAATCGATACTCGAGGGTAATTCGATGAGTGACGTTGCCACCTATTCCTCTCTAAATGAGTCTGAAAACTCTGAGGTTCCAACACGCCACTGGATCGCTTTATTTGGCGGCCTGATTGGTGCTTTTATGGCGATCTTAGACATTCAGATCACCAATTCATCACTTAAAGACATACAAGGCGCGCTTTCTGCAACCCTAGATGAGAGTTCTTGGATCTCTACGTCATACTTAGTCGCAGAAATGATAGCGATTCCACTCAGTGGCTGGCTATCCAAAGCACTAGGCAAACGCCGTTATCTCACTTGGACAACGGCGATATTCACGCTGTCGTCACTGCTCTGTTCATTCTCGTGGAACATGACATCGATGATCGTATTTCGCGCGATGCAAGGCTTCAGTGGCGGTGCGTTAATTCCGCTCGCGTTTTCACTAGTCATCCAACTTCTGCCTCTAAATAAGCGTGCAGTCGGAATGGCACTGTTTGGCGTGACAGCAACGTTTGCCCCCTCTATTGGACCAACGTTTGGCGGTTGGCTTACTGAGAACCTATCTTGGCACTACATTTTTTACATCAACATTCCACCAGCACTCTTGGTGATCACCATGATTCGCTATGGGCTTGATGACGAAAAACTAGATTTAGGGTCGTTAAAAAAGGCGGATTGGTTTGGTATTGCTACTATGGCGCTTGGACTCGGTTGCTTAGAAGTGGTGTTAGAAGAAGGTAATCGTGAAGAGTGGTTTAGCTCAAGCTTCATTGTAACACTTGCGATCATATCAGCAGTGAGTTTGGTTTATTTCATCATCAATGAACTACAACATAAGAAACCTTTGGTTAATTTGCGTTTACTCAAAGATCCACAGTTCGCGATGTCTTGCATTGCCTATCTGATTTTAGGTATGGCTCTTCTTGGTTCCATTTATGTGCTGCCGATGTATCTCACTCAGATACAGCAATACAACGCGATGGAAATTGGTGAAGTATTGATGTGGATGGGCTTTCCACAGTTGTTGATATTTCCGCTGGTGCCAAAGCTTACGCAAATCATAAAACCCAAATACCTAGTCACATTTGGTTTTGCTATGTTTGGTTTGAGTTGTTACGTAAACACCCACATGACGGTTGATTTTGGTGGGCAGCAGTTGATTCTATCTATGGTTCTACGCGCGATAGGTAGCCCATTTATTATGGTCCCACTGTCACTCGTAGCGATGAAGAATATTAGCAAAATGGACACACCAGACGCATCAACGCTCACTAACGTTATGCGCAACTTAGGTGGCGCGTTTAGTATCGCCATAATAGCAACGTTATTGGACAACAAAACGCGCGAGCACTTAGCGCACATCAAAGAGTCGCTACCTTCAGTGAGTCAACTTGGTTGGCAAACTTTGCAGCAGCAACAAGCATTCTTTATGCAATCAGGAAGCGATGCAGCTACAGCAATGCAGCAAGCTCAAGCCAGTCTACTCGGTACCATGCAGCGTGACGCAGCAATCATGGCATACAATGATGTGTTTTTGATGATGACCGCGTTTCTCGCATTCGCTTCCTTTCTGATATTGAATATGAAGGATTAATAGTCTGAATACGTTCATGGATGAACGAGTCCCAACAAAATACGAATAACTTTACATAATCTTGAATATTACCAATGTCTTAAAACCACAACACTGTCATTTGTACTCGCTTGACATTATGCATCTAGACACCTAAATTCTTTATAAGGACAGTAGAGCTAGGATAGCGAGAACAATGACAATGAAGTTGCCGCCAGAACTCAGCATTTTGATTGTCGATGATTCAAAAAGTGCCACCATACTTATTAAGCAGCAATTAGTTAGCCTTGGAATCTCGCACGACAAAATCTATATCGCCACGGACTATCGCCAAGCCATAAGAACCGTGGAGAGACATACCTTAGATGTACTTTTGATTGATTATCATCTTGAGCAGACATTTACCGGGTTTGAGTTACTTGGCATCCTTTATCGCAAAAGATTAATCGATCATACCGTCGCTACGATTCTGCTATCGGGCGATATGCGTCAAGAAACGGTATTAACCGCCTTATCTGGCGAGGCCCACCACTTTATATCTAAGCCAATTAAAACACCGATACTCGGTCATAAGATCAGTCTTGCGGTTGAAGAGTCCCACCAAATAACCCAACAAAAACAGTATTATCCGATAGACTCCCCTTCTGCATTACAACAAGCGTTATCTGTTCCCCATACCCAAAAAAGTGTTCAATACGAAGCGAGTTTGATCGAACACCTAATAGGAACCGAGCAATGGGAGCTATTGGCTTATGTACTCCGTGAATCAGCGACAAACATGCACCCAACAAAACTGGTCGCTGAAGCACTCGTTCTCGATAGCCTCGGAAAAGCCCAACAAGCAATAGACAAACTTCATAACTACCTGATCGCGCGTCCACTGTCTCTTAATGTGATTGACTGTTTGAGCTGCATCTACGAGAAGCACAACATGTTGCTCCCGGCTTTAAAGCTCGCAATCCGCGCATTTGAACTGACGCCAAGTATTAGCCATCGTGCGATAAGAGCTATCGATCTTGCCGAAAATGCAGACAACGCTCAAATCTTGATTAAGATGGGCCATATGTATGCGACCAACATTTCGCCGGCAGATATCGACGTTATCAACTCCATCTCCAACTACTTTCATTCACTCCAAGTGGCTTATGAGAAAGAAGATAGCATCGCTAATAAACGCACGTTATTAGAACAAGCGAATCAGTTTACCAACCAAGTAAATCTAAAGTTAACGCAGCATCAACAGCAACAGGTTTTAGCCGCTCTCGCTGTGTTTCAGTGCCAAGTACTGCACCTTGAAGGTAATCACCAACTGGCTCATCAAAAACTAATCCGAGCTGCAGCATTGCTCTGCCATGTATTAAACGAAACGCCTACGGTTTTGTTGAGTCAGCTACTTCCACTGCTGAATATTTACGGTGAGTATTCGCTATATCAAGGCTTAGGTGACTTCCTTAAAGCCCGCGGTGAAATCAATGACCAAACCTATCTTGGTAGTGATACCAATCCTATCAACTGCGTCAACATAGACAGTTTAGGTTCCGTACAACAACTTAAAGACTATATTCACACTTATCCTTATTCAGTTGCCGCGAAACTTGACTATCTGTTTGCCGTCAATAAAACTCAAACAGAAGAACAACTTACTAACGAATTCATGGCGCAACTACAAAAGCTAGAATTGCCACATAAATGGAATCAATGGATTAGTGAATCTGCTAGAACTGGGTTTTCTACCAAGCCGCCCAGCCCACTTTCACTATGTAACTGACAGGAGTCTCTATGCTAGATTTTGATGCGTTAAATGCCTATTTAGATAATGACAAAGATGTGATTTTCGCGGTTTTATCCACCTATCAAGAAGACCACGCTAATTCATTAGAAGAGATTCAAGAGCTTGTCGCTCAGAAAGACTGGGGAAAGCTGCACTTTACTGTTCACACGCTCAAAGGAATATTAGTAAGTTTCGGTGAAGAGACTGCGACTTCGGCATTAGAGAACGTAGAGCAAAACGCCCTTAAAGATCTTGCACCATCGGAAGATGATTTGGCTGTCATTTATAGTGAAGTGAAAGTCATCAATCAGCAAATCGAAGACGTGCTCGCGGCCTACTGATCAGCAGCTATCTTTATAGCCTAATCGCTAATGAGCGTTACTAATGAATATTTTATCGCGGCTCTCGTTCATATCGAGAGCCGTGTTGTTTTCTAGTACTCTAAGAACTAGACCGTGCTTTCAAACTTGTTCCAAACAACACTTTGCGCCATGAGATAAAAAAGGAGCAAGCACACGCTCACTCCTCTACAAATAAATTTAAGCTGTATTTGAGTTGTATTTAAGCAGGCGCACTGACCCTTGCATTCAGCGACTTGGCACTGCTAATCCAATGTTTTACCGATTGCGGTGACATCACTTTTGGATTACCTAAATCACTGTCTCCAGCGGCGGCTAATTCTGGCGGTAATACATCGATGATCAACTCAAGATCTTCATGCGAGTTAATCTCACGTGTAAACACATCCGCCATCTCTTCACTATAAGAGTTGCCGCGAGCTTTCGCTGCTTTTACTAACCCATCAAGTAATACATACCAGGTTGTCATCGGGCCTTGAGCAACGGAAGCCGATTCGGCAGCCGAGTCGATGAACGCAAATGGAACGGTAATAATTGGCTGGTTAAATTCCATCGCAGCGAAAATCCAATCGGTATCAAACGAAAAATCAAATACCGTCGGGTTTTCGAGAATTTTTTCTAGAATGCCTCGGCCATATAATTTGAACGCCGCTTGTGTATCTTTGATACCGCTGTCAAAGATCTGCGCGCCAATCATTCGCTGCATATGGCGTAACGTTTTAATGCCCACGCCCCAGCGCTCTTCTTGCTTAACCAAAATTGAATCAGCATGTTTTCGGTTACCTAACACCACTTGCTTACCATCTCGGCTGTATGGTGCCAATGCTAGACCTAGTTGCCCTAGGTGAACCGAATTATCCGCATCAGTATAAAGAACAGCATCAACGCCATCTTCTAAAGACTGCTCACAACCCAGAATAATCGCCCCCCCTTTTCTAGAGTCATCGGCGCTTTTCAGATTGCGCAATGCGCCCTCAGATACAGGTAGTGCTTCTGCAAGCCTCAGCACTTTTACTTTAGCATTTGTGCCTGCATCGTAGGTTTCTTTTATCGATAGAGCGATATCAGCGCTACCGTGTGGACAACCGTCATCTACCGCGTAAAGTGTCCAGTCAACGTTGGTTCCTTCCGTCACCCACTTAAGCTGTTCGACCTTTGTTCTTAATGAATCTTCACCATTAGGGTTGCTAGCCGATTTCGGATTGAGACGATTGTGTTCACCCCACATAGCGAATACCACACCGATCTTCAGTGGCTGACAGATAGATTGTGTCTCTTTGCGTGACTCGACAAGTTTCACTGCAAGCTGGAACTCAAGTGGCGCGTTGAATTGCGTTGATAGATCTTTAAGATCTTGAATGGAAAGCTTATCAAGTTGCAGTAAACGCTCTGCTAGCCTAAGTAAACTTTTTTGATGTTGCGGTTCAGTCAAATCAAACTGCTCGTTTGACTTATTGAGTAGCTCAATAGCGGTAGACAAAGAAGTATCCATACATATTCCCTAGCGTGACGTTATTATGTTCACCTAAAGCTTAGTATGCATATTAATTCATATCAAAGTGCTAGCGAGTTTATTTTGTTGCGCACCTCTCATTTTCTTTGAAGCTAAAGTTTCGATACTTAGCACGATATTCTCGAACTTTGTCCTCTCGGAACTTACCTGCCCAGTTGCTAATCTCTGGATCAGTCGCCCAGATGTTCGCCATAACTCTAAGGTAAGAACTATCGGTGCTTGGTGTTGGGTCATACGGGTTGTTGTTAACACGAAGAACCAACTGACCATCAATAAACCATTCTATACGGTCTTCGCCCCAATATATCCCATAACGATGGAACGCCTTCGAAGCATCAAAACCGAGAAAGATCAGTGTCTCGTGTGAGTTTGTATAACTATCATCATCGGTCCAAAAGTTAAGCTGAACCATATTAGTGTTTGACCCTAGAAACTCTATATCGATCTCATTGTGCTTACCACTCCCACCTTCAGGCTTATCGTAAGGCCCGGAGAATAAGAAAAATGAACTCACAACACCCGGAGCTCGCGCGGGCTTCATATCGATCTCATAACACCCATATGGGAAAAATTCATGGCTTCGTAGCTCGCCCCCATAGAATGTCAGATTTCCGTCTGCATCACGCTCTTCATCTGGTGCTAGCGTTAACGTCAAACCCTTTTTATTGAAGGTGGCAGATTGTGCGTCCCAACGACTCAGAAAGGGAAAGCCATTTTCCCATCCGTCTGACAACCACCAGCGACTCTCGTCAAAAGTGCGCAGAGGATCCTCAAAACTCTCTGCGTTTACAAACGAGCTCGTCAACGCTAAAGACACCGCTATCGCACAATATGTTTTGGTTAGTAACATGACGTACTCGCTTATTCATTCAGACACATAAATAAGCCTAATACATACGATGAATTTTTCACCACTAATTACTAATTATCTTCTGTAGGAGCAAAACTACGTCGTTGAATGGCTTGTACTGCAGGGGTTGGCGCAAGCCCAATATTTCCCTTGGGTATAGCACTCGCAGGTTGAACTGCAGATGAAGTCGATTCTTCTCCTAAGTTACCCTTGTTGCTCTCTCCACTGTCTTGTGTAACAGGTTTTACTTCTTCGCTAATTGAAATGTTTGTTTCGACGATTG contains these protein-coding regions:
- the yfcC gene encoding putative basic amino acid antiporter YfcC; translated protein: MSQASSISSLEKSKSWQLPDTLILIFLIGIFAAAATYFIPAGTFESQDVTFMVDGAEKTRSVIDPASFSYATDENGELVYNTVGFFASGGGIGLMNFPFEGLVSGSKWGSAIGVIMFMLIIGGSFGVVIRTGTIDNGILHLINKTKGSEALFIPVLFLLFSLGGAVFGMGEEAVAFAIIIAPLMVRLGYDSITTVMVTYVATQIGFATSWMNPFSVAIAQGIAGIPVLSGMTFRMVMWACFTVIGIGFTMLYAARIKANPESSFTFATDKHFRKQEADDQVVAKWSFADSLVMLTVIGTTAWVIYGVVAHAWYIPEIASQFFTMGFIVAIIGAIFRLNGMTLNDAADAFKEGAGMMLAPALLVGCAKGVLLILGGGSGSEASVLNSVLNSAGSFISGLPDVMAAWLMFVFQSVFNFFVTSGSGQAALTMPLLSPLADIAGVTRQVAVLAFQLGDGFTNIIVPTSASLMATLGVCRIDWGVWVKFCGRFIGLLFVLASVVVIAAHLMGFA
- a CDS encoding SDR family oxidoreductase, which produces MHKVVIVTGGGRGIGAATASLLATKGYRVCVNYRKDHAAANAIVAEINANGGTAIAHQADVSIEDEVIAMFESVRQQFGQVTHLVNNAGILFTQSRLVDIDYARFNKVMTTNVGSCFLCCKAFINQLDGPGAIVNVSSAASRIGAPFEYIDYAASKGAMDSLTKGLSLEMAEQGIRVNGVRPGCIYTDMHADGGEPDRVDRLAPNLPLKRGGTPLEVAESIAWLLSDEASYVTGTFIDIAGGR
- a CDS encoding lytic polysaccharide monooxygenase, with the protein product MALFSGMSTTAHAHGWSEFPSARQNICYEQGGIWSGNPPNAACANAKDISGTYPFVQRNEYAKNITDFNNMNAVRAAIPDGTLCYANDPQKQGMGAPHTGWTRTELNAGTFEFVFNATAPHNPSFWEFYLTKPNADLSKALAWSDLDLIQTEGNVPVNGGKYRMDVTIPSDRSGDAILFVRWQRDDAAGEGFYNCSDITIVNGETPPPEPGPQPDLVRGDLYIPTDFATPVVGDIVQYDIINKYGDVARSFDIKIDASNLNDWERLLASEINGWHEEFKDGAVFIGDWHAEMEHYMYFQNDPSRNFFNSKDSRASGKLTLIKDGDGNVEPLAGDIYELVKSDKVVDAGDKVVIATEEPATFTQTSGTSVTIENNGTASVLIDTAPVTQNETLTFTASAINSERVETFSFEVIADDEVTPPPTPTPDPDEGDAWSATKTYLGGEIVTYADQNWKAQWWVQGGDNPQATYEKDQWGVWRPAN
- a CDS encoding LysR family transcriptional regulator gives rise to the protein MDLNAVTVFVQVVECGSFTHAAEALNMTKSTVSRKLAELEQHLGVRLITRSTRSLVLTSEGEHFYTSSQQMLEIMSQAELEVTANQDLIRGPLRVVFPVELGQQVLAPYIHQFLLEHPNVTMNLELTNREVDIVGEGIDVYAQIGELVDSSLVSRYLATSNRVIVASPKYLDRFGGIDSHLDLVPPHKMVHVSNKAARVPKLTVTPPSGEPVPIELPYQLRVNTVTACLSACLDGLGIAVLPEFICREHFESNKLVQLLPDYTMPGVTLSLVYAERQLMPKRKKVFIDYILNASNNGKRR
- a CDS encoding HlyD family secretion protein, with translation MTDSAPIAQTTKKKRNKAPLIATAIMLTLGLGGGGYWYGYGQYFESTDNAYLQGDITNISPKVSGYIITSHVHDNQVVNKGDLLVEIDDRDYQIALSQANAHLNVVKTDVTNLLAQRTLQNSQILQAESRVDSATAEYERALQQTQRSRSLLTRNYASQDEVDSMLAQQKVALAALEEAKANLVATNDQLTVIDSEIEQAKASVTEAIAQRDQAQVNLDYTKVYAPASGVIGKRSVREGLLVQAGTPLMSLVPNGDIWIEANFKETQLSGIHQGQSVEIELDAFPGHPLKGKVDSFSPATGAKFALLPPENATGNFTKIVQRVPVKITIPDQEELSGRLLPGLSVVATIDTRG